Sequence from the Sphingobium indicum B90A genome:
TTGTCGGGAATGTCGAACAGTTCTTCTGGGACAGCTTTGTAGCTCATGATCCTATCCTCTGAAGCGGTTCACCGCGCGTTTCCATTCCCGCTCATCCGGCAGTGGAAAGCAATAGCGCGGCGTCTCCCTGCTTGTTTCGATGACAGCTGGACGCACCTTCCGGCCGTGCCGTTCCATACAGGCCTTGCAGTAGAAGCGTCGCCTGGCGTCCCGGAAGTCATCGCTCCAGCCTTTCCGCTGAAACTTCCACCAAAGCCCGTGAGCGTCAAAAAATTCCTCGCTGCCGCATTGGCAGGCAACCCTCACCGAATAGTGCCAGGCCGCGGCTTCGAAGATGCAAGTCGCCACCTTCAGCCCATCGCGATAGCGGGCCATGAATCACAACAGCGCGCCTTGCTCGACCGGCTGAAAATAGCGGGCAGCGGCGATGGCGTTGCGATAGTGGACGGTTTGAAGGCGCTCAGCCTCATCGAAGGGCACCGGCGTCCATTCCGACGAGGGATATACGGTGTCGTAGATCGCTTTGGCCGCGCTGCGAAGTGGCGCCTGATTGGGGGTCTGCTCTGCCATCGCAGAATCACCTTTCCTACACGAGAACAAATGTGGAACATGCCTCACAAGAAAGGAGTCGGCAATGATGAATATCGATGGCGCGTTCCTGATGGGCGTGGCGGCAATTCTGACGAGCGTGGCGCACTTATGGAGAGCGGCGCGGTCTGGCAGGGCGGAGGAACCTTGGCATGGTTCATGCGCTCCTCGCAGGCAAATTGGAGAGATGACGCATGAGAAATCTGATCGGAACAGCAGTTGGGGCAGCGATCGACCGGCGGGACGGTGACAGCGGCGTGAAGGGCGCGATCATTGGCTATGTGGCATCTGGTGCGTTGAAGACCGCCGCAAAGCTGGGGCTGCTGGCGGCGATCGCTGCTGGAGCCTACCGCTTGGTGCGCAAGTCAGATAAACCGCAGTCCACCTACTGACGCAGTCGCTGTCCGGGTCATTGCGCATTCATGATCGCGACCTAATATTGGATCTGCCGCCTGTTCCCCTCGGGCGGTCCTGAACCTCGGCCTCGTCGTTGAGCTTGCTCCGACGGGGCCATTTTCTTTTCGAGCGACCAAATTGTCTAGGGGTCCTACCGAAAGAAGATCGACTATCATAACGCGGCTCCCCGCTCATAACTGGCTTGCAATACAATCTTCCGATGCGTTGTCTCAGGGAACGAGCATCCACGCGGTGAACGCGCGGGCAATCGTCATCATCAGCGCTGCTCCAGCTCATTCTGTGGTAGACCCATGACTGGCATCCTTATTGCCCAAAGAAAATTCACTGGGTCTCGTTGATGGCCGCCGGAGGCCGGTTCAAACGTCCTGCCGTCCAAGCCAAGGCAGTCCTTCGCTGCGGCTTAGTCAAGGCTAACCGCAACGTCATTCGCGCAGGCGGCAACGTCAGCCAGAAGAAGCACCCGCTTATGACGAATAGCCCGCGCTCTGCGGGATGGATAACGCGCTTCGTGAATGCACGGATTACAACACTTGCAAGCGACGGTTCCAGCGGCTGACCGCGACGCTCGTCGGGTAGGACTAGTTGTCCGGTAAGTCCATGTCTGCGGGACAGGTTTTGGTCAAAGCGGCGGTTCGCGATGTTGTCGCTGAAGGGCGCATGTTGGTCGGGAACTGCCGGATTGCGAGCGTCAGCTATCCCAGCAGCCCCAATCCGAACCAGACTGTCGCCAAGCGGCCAGGATGACGGCCATTCAGAGGTGTGCTTCATAGGTCCAGAAGCCGCCATTGATGTGCCACATGCGAACTCTACCTCGCTCCGTTCAGTGTTTGCGTACAAACTCGGCTCGAAGAACCAGGCCTTTGATGCCCTCGTAGCGACAGTCGATTTCCTGTGCGTCGCCGGTCAGCCTGATCGACTTTATCACAGTGCCTTTGCGCAGCGTTTGTCCGGCGCCCTTTACCTTCAGATCCTTGATCGTGATGACGCTGTCGCCGTCCGCCAGAAGGTTGCCGGCGGAATCATGCACTTCAATCCGGTTTGAGGCATGGTCCTTGGCAGCTGCCTCCGCCGCGGAGATCCACTCGCCCGAAGCTTCGTCATACACATAATCGTCGTTTGTATCGCTCATTTCAAATCCATGGTTCTGGTGGTTAGTTGAGCCGTTGGGCTGCGGAAGTTGGTGCGAGAATGATCGCCCTTGCGAGGCGGAGGGCATCGGGAAAATCATCGCTGAAGATTACGCGCCGATCCGCCGGTCCCAGCGAGACCCGTTTGAGCATCGCCATTGGTTGTGCCTGGACGCCTGAAACTATGATCTGCGTCCCGGCAGAGGCCGCTTGCCGGACGATTTCCTCGATCGCCGTCACGCCGCTCGCATCAAGCAGGGGCACCTGCCGCAGCCGAAGAATGATGATCTTCGGCGTGGGGCCGACCCACCGCAGCGTATCGAGCAATTCATTCGCGACGCCAAAGAAGACCGGTCCATCGACACGAAATACCTCGACACCCGGCGGAAGCGCATCGCGCTGATGGATGTCCTCCCTTTCTTCGGGTGGCGGCGTTCCATTGCCGCTGTCGTTCGCGATCTCCACGGTTCGGCTCATGCGCATCATGAAGAGCAGCGAAGCGAGCGTCACGCCGACGCCAATCGCAACGGTGAGATCGACCAGAACAGTGAGGCCGAAGGTCAGCAGCAACAGGCCGCGATCGCCATTGGGCATTCGGAGCAACTGGATGAAGCGATGATGTTCGCTCATGCCCCACGCCACCACGAACAGGATGGCAGCGAGTGCTGCCAGCGGCACAAATGCCATGAGATCCGAGGCGAACAGGATGAACAGCAACAGGAACAGCGCATGCATCATGCCGGCCACGGGGGTGATGG
This genomic interval carries:
- a CDS encoding alkylphosphonate utilization protein, translating into MSDTNDDYVYDEASGEWISAAEAAAKDHASNRIEVHDSAGNLLADGDSVITIKDLKVKGAGQTLRKGTVIKSIRLTGDAQEIDCRYEGIKGLVLRAEFVRKH